The Sphingomonas sp. LY54 genome includes a region encoding these proteins:
- a CDS encoding L,D-transpeptidase family protein: MRFSAGRHMPGAMASLVLLSVGVLGTGASAGPVPTVAPEAAPAPVRAMHLWSADALRELADEVRAAEREGLDSAAYDLPALDAAIVRGESADTDRIATAAALALARDYLQGRVADRSRFGWHIERGEDGGSLAAGLQGAVRDGRVQPWLRSLLPSDPRYAALRAAYAGESDPTMRDRLRANLERWRWMPRRLGDDHIYVNVPSYTLDLVEDGKPVTSYTVVVGAPKTPTPQIASHARALVVNPWWNVPRSIAGSIRPGAGKGYVFSGGAVRQRPGPGNALGKVKIDMPNPHAIYLHDTPSKHLFGESSRAFSHGCIRVKDVERLAAELAERDAGDADAVRQALAGSATRTLALPKARPVYLVYFTLDAAPDGAIVRYEDPYGRDAKLIASLDRPVRYAARAAAAATATGS, translated from the coding sequence ATGCGATTCAGCGCAGGCCGGCACATGCCCGGCGCAATGGCTTCCCTGGTCCTGCTCTCGGTGGGCGTGCTCGGGACGGGCGCCTCCGCCGGCCCCGTTCCCACGGTCGCCCCCGAAGCGGCGCCTGCGCCCGTCCGGGCCATGCACCTTTGGTCGGCCGACGCCCTCCGGGAACTCGCCGACGAAGTGCGCGCGGCCGAGCGCGAAGGGCTCGACAGCGCGGCCTATGACCTGCCCGCCCTCGACGCCGCCATCGTCCGCGGGGAAAGCGCCGACACCGACCGAATCGCCACCGCCGCCGCACTGGCGCTGGCGCGCGATTATTTGCAGGGACGGGTCGCCGACCGCAGCCGGTTCGGCTGGCATATCGAGCGCGGCGAGGATGGCGGCAGCCTCGCCGCCGGCCTGCAGGGCGCCGTCCGCGACGGCCGCGTCCAGCCTTGGCTGCGCAGCCTGCTGCCGTCCGACCCGCGCTACGCCGCGCTGCGCGCCGCTTATGCCGGCGAGAGCGACCCGACGATGCGCGATCGGCTGCGCGCCAATCTCGAACGCTGGCGCTGGATGCCGCGGCGGCTGGGCGACGACCATATCTATGTCAACGTGCCGAGCTACACGCTGGACCTGGTCGAGGACGGCAAGCCGGTCACTTCCTATACGGTCGTGGTCGGCGCGCCCAAGACGCCGACGCCGCAGATTGCGAGCCACGCCCGGGCACTGGTCGTCAATCCGTGGTGGAACGTGCCGCGCAGCATCGCCGGCAGCATTCGCCCCGGTGCCGGCAAGGGCTATGTCTTTTCGGGCGGCGCGGTGCGCCAGCGTCCCGGCCCCGGCAATGCGCTCGGCAAGGTCAAGATCGACATGCCCAACCCGCACGCCATCTACCTCCACGATACGCCGTCCAAGCACCTGTTCGGCGAAAGCTCGCGCGCGTTCAGCCACGGCTGCATCCGGGTGAAGGACGTCGAACGGCTCGCCGCCGAGCTGGCCGAGCGCGACGCCGGCGATGCCGATGCCGTCCGCCAGGCGCTGGCAGGCTCCGCCACCCGCACGCTCGCCTTGCCCAAGGCGCGCCCGGTCTATCTGGTCTATTTCACGCTCGACGCCGCGCCGGACGGGGCGATCGTCCGCTACGAGGACCCCTATGGGCGCGACGCCAAGCTGATCGCCAGCCTCGACCGCCCGGTGCGCTACGCCGCGCGCGCGGCCGCGGCTGCAACGGCAACCGGATCGTGA
- a CDS encoding L,D-transpeptidase family protein translates to MPFSVGRAAEKLALFGLSTGVAIFLTTATMPPGPILPDGAARAAAEAPPPFWSADALRDLHAELNAAAGEGLDPADYGPETLAALALSGDRARTDDAATAAALRLARDYAFGRVDPARFDWHIERYGPDAETLAYGLEAAVRANRVRDWLRGLLPSDERYAALRAAYADAEAPATRDRLRANLERWRWMPREIGSDYVLVNVPAYRLQLFEDGTPVAAHDVIVGKPSTPTPQIAVPALSLVVNPWWSVPPSIARRMGRSASGFDYSGGVFRQPPGPRNALGKIKLDMPNPQLIYLHDTPAKGLFAASTRTFSNGCIRVKDMDELAADLLELDGSSPSRLRRAMAGWATRTVALERFRPVYLVYFTAEADADGRLTLHADPYGRDARLIASLNKLRTA, encoded by the coding sequence ATGCCGTTCAGCGTCGGCAGAGCTGCGGAGAAGCTTGCGCTTTTCGGCCTGTCGACGGGGGTCGCCATCTTCCTCACCACGGCGACGATGCCGCCCGGCCCGATCCTGCCGGACGGCGCCGCTCGCGCCGCCGCCGAGGCGCCACCGCCTTTCTGGTCCGCCGACGCGTTGCGCGATCTCCACGCAGAACTGAATGCTGCGGCCGGGGAAGGCCTCGATCCGGCGGACTACGGGCCCGAGACCCTGGCCGCGCTGGCGCTCAGCGGCGACCGCGCCCGCACCGACGATGCCGCGACGGCGGCCGCGCTGCGGCTCGCGCGCGATTATGCGTTCGGTCGCGTCGATCCGGCCCGCTTCGACTGGCATATCGAGCGCTACGGCCCCGACGCCGAGACGCTCGCCTATGGGCTCGAGGCCGCCGTCCGTGCCAATCGGGTGCGGGACTGGCTGCGGGGCCTGCTGCCGTCCGACGAACGATATGCCGCCCTGCGCGCGGCCTATGCCGATGCGGAGGCCCCTGCGACGCGCGACCGCCTGCGCGCCAATCTGGAGCGCTGGCGCTGGATGCCGCGCGAGATCGGCTCCGATTATGTGTTAGTCAACGTCCCGGCCTATCGGCTGCAATTGTTCGAGGACGGAACGCCGGTCGCCGCCCACGACGTGATCGTCGGCAAGCCCTCCACGCCGACGCCGCAGATCGCGGTCCCTGCCCTCTCGCTGGTGGTCAATCCATGGTGGAGCGTGCCGCCGAGCATCGCCCGCCGCATGGGCCGCAGCGCGAGCGGTTTTGATTATTCGGGCGGGGTGTTTCGCCAGCCGCCCGGGCCGCGCAACGCGCTCGGCAAGATCAAGCTCGACATGCCCAACCCGCAGCTCATCTATCTGCACGACACGCCTGCCAAGGGCCTGTTCGCGGCCTCCACCCGCACGTTCAGCAACGGCTGCATCAGGGTCAAGGACATGGACGAACTCGCAGCCGACCTGCTCGAGTTGGACGGATCGAGCCCGTCGCGGCTGCGTCGCGCGATGGCCGGGTGGGCGACCCGCACCGTCGCCCTCGAGCGTTTCCGGCCGGTCTATCTCGTCTATTTCACGGCCGAAGCAGACGCCGACGGCCGGCTCACCCTGCACGCCGATCCCTACGGCCGCGACGCGCGCCTGATCGCCAGCCTCAATAAGCTGCGAACGGCCTGA
- a CDS encoding carbon-nitrogen hydrolase family protein: MRIAVHQARTGIDPVANAVTLVAAVEEAAAGGATILFTPEMSGLLDRDRDRAAAHLSDEAQDPVLAAVREAAARTGLWVHIGSLALKGERGDGRLVNRGFLIDSNGAIRARYDKIHLFDVDLPTGESWRESASYAGGERAVVAETPLGRLGLSICYDLRFPDLYRALTGAGATILAIPAAFTVPTGQAHWHVLLRARAIEAGAFVVAAAQAGRHEDGRDTFGHSLVVDPWGKVLLDMGSEPGVGFADVDVAQVDEVRRRLPAIAHRRPIGEPELMP; this comes from the coding sequence ATGCGGATCGCCGTCCATCAGGCCCGGACCGGGATCGATCCGGTCGCCAATGCGGTCACGCTCGTGGCTGCCGTGGAGGAAGCTGCGGCGGGCGGCGCGACGATCCTGTTCACGCCCGAGATGAGCGGGCTGCTCGACCGCGACCGCGATCGAGCCGCGGCGCATCTCTCCGACGAGGCGCAGGATCCCGTGCTCGCGGCGGTGCGCGAAGCCGCCGCCCGAACCGGTCTCTGGGTCCATATCGGCTCGCTGGCGCTGAAGGGCGAGCGCGGCGATGGGCGGCTCGTCAACCGCGGCTTCCTGATCGATTCCAACGGCGCAATCCGCGCCCGCTACGACAAGATCCATCTGTTCGACGTCGATCTCCCGACCGGCGAGAGCTGGCGCGAATCCGCTTCCTATGCCGGCGGCGAGCGCGCGGTGGTGGCGGAGACGCCGCTCGGAAGGCTCGGCCTCTCGATCTGCTACGATCTTCGCTTTCCCGATCTGTATCGCGCGCTGACCGGGGCCGGCGCGACCATCCTGGCCATTCCGGCGGCCTTTACCGTGCCGACCGGGCAGGCCCATTGGCATGTCCTGCTCCGCGCCCGCGCGATCGAGGCGGGCGCGTTCGTGGTCGCCGCCGCCCAGGCCGGACGCCACGAGGACGGCCGCGACACGTTCGGCCACTCGCTCGTCGTCGATCCATGGGGTAAGGTGCTGCTCGACATGGGAAGCGAGCCCGGAGTGGGCTTCGCCGACGTGGACGTCGCCCAGGTGGACGAGGTGCGCCGTCGCCTCCCTGCCATCGCTCACCGCCGGCCGATCGGCGAACCCGAATTGATGCCATGA
- a CDS encoding DUF1178 family protein, translated as MIVFDLKCLSKGHVFEAWFGSTEDYEDQRRRWLVECPMCGDPEVEKAVMAPNVAAKGNRGGDASSAASVMSADPAKMKTMLAALAVAQRKMLETSDFVGDRFADEARAIHLGEADARSIHGRATPQQTQSLIEEGITVAPLPFPVVEPGQEN; from the coding sequence ATGATCGTCTTTGACTTGAAATGCCTGAGCAAGGGTCACGTCTTCGAGGCGTGGTTCGGCTCGACCGAGGATTATGAGGACCAGCGCCGGCGCTGGCTCGTGGAATGTCCGATGTGCGGCGATCCCGAGGTCGAGAAGGCCGTGATGGCGCCCAATGTCGCGGCCAAGGGCAATCGCGGGGGCGATGCGTCGTCCGCCGCTTCGGTGATGAGCGCCGATCCGGCCAAGATGAAGACGATGCTGGCCGCGCTGGCCGTCGCCCAGCGCAAGATGCTCGAAACCTCGGACTTTGTCGGCGACCGCTTCGCCGACGAAGCCCGCGCGATCCATCTCGGCGAGGCCGACGCCCGCTCCATCCACGGCCGCGCCACGCCCCAGCAGACGCAGAGTCTGATCGAGGAAGGAATCACCGTCGCGCCGCTGCCATTCCCGGTGGTCGAGCCGGGGCAGGAGAATTGA
- the grxC gene encoding glutaredoxin 3, with translation MPRVEIYTKPFCPYCARAKALLESKGVDYEEIDIASDQEKRAAMIQRAQGKTTVPQIFIDDHHVGGSDDLASLDRMGKLDALLTA, from the coding sequence ATGCCGCGCGTCGAAATCTACACCAAGCCCTTCTGCCCTTATTGCGCCCGCGCCAAGGCGCTGCTCGAGAGCAAGGGCGTCGATTATGAAGAGATCGACATCGCCAGCGACCAGGAGAAGCGCGCGGCGATGATCCAGCGCGCCCAGGGCAAGACCACGGTGCCGCAGATCTTCATCGACGACCACCATGTCGGCGGCTCGGACGATCTGGCCTCGCTCGATCGGATGGGAAAGCTCGACGCACTGCTGACCGCCTGA
- the folE gene encoding GTP cyclohydrolase I FolE, whose protein sequence is MNGADEPSDGDLVRPSPKVSVPDDVQEAVRTLIRWAGDDPSREGLLETPARVARAWREYARGYREDPAHHLDRTFEEVGGYDEIVLLRDIPFQSHCEHHMAPIIGKAAIAYLPSDRVVGISKLARVLHGFARRLQVQERLTAQVADAIWEHLKPHGVAVVIEASHACMTARGVHTPGVMMTTSRMMGVFRNDERSRREVLALMGY, encoded by the coding sequence ATGAACGGAGCCGATGAGCCCAGCGACGGCGATCTGGTCCGCCCCTCCCCGAAGGTTTCGGTGCCCGACGACGTGCAGGAGGCTGTGCGGACCCTGATCCGCTGGGCCGGCGACGATCCGTCGCGCGAAGGCCTGCTCGAAACGCCGGCTCGGGTAGCCCGCGCGTGGCGCGAATATGCCCGTGGCTATCGGGAGGATCCGGCGCACCATCTCGACCGCACCTTCGAGGAGGTCGGCGGTTATGACGAGATCGTTTTGCTCCGGGACATACCGTTCCAGTCGCATTGCGAGCATCACATGGCGCCGATTATCGGCAAGGCGGCGATCGCCTATCTGCCGAGCGACCGCGTCGTCGGCATCTCCAAGCTGGCGCGGGTGCTGCACGGCTTCGCGCGGCGCCTGCAGGTTCAGGAGCGGCTGACCGCGCAGGTGGCGGACGCGATCTGGGAGCATTTGAAGCCGCACGGCGTGGCCGTCGTGATCGAGGCGAGCCACGCCTGCATGACCGCGCGTGGCGTCCATACGCCCGGCGTGATGATGACCACCAGCCGGATGATGGGCGTGTTCCGCAACGACGAGCGTAGTCGCCGCGAGGTGCTGGCCCTGATGGGCTATTGA
- a CDS encoding autotransporter domain-containing protein — MKSAGLVILRRSLLAAASTASMMAGGAAFAQNGPSASIPTATLDIVANHEVPLGPPSALPGINAPGNGSVYSNSPQVLDPAGSINGVGQQIAFIQTGPTTAGLSLCSGSLINARTVITAAHCLYNNPTHRYGSNTGSGGGVSGNFGTGGAPLNSQGIPLSFGFESLNRNCFNASGLPFTCPAGQKGPYETWRDSNFQTVTSRHIYNANQVWYGTGAQPVALGGGGEFANQDIALVTLDTHVKDIPTWTLLFSPLDGPTHAIVTGYGGAGVGLSGLGNLAGIDYRRRSAENMIDALMTNNDWVDSPAIDPGNTAYAAHQHAIYWLDFDDPDHDPDNLPANFFTNTAPPGGRNNGYYDFNGLGGITLANEGATAGGDSGGPLIVDQRFDKPVVVGVLTGSWSFNGGISTYGQFNVYPPLFQFWEDIVQNNPYVYASAKAGIGDWFDPNHWVQDMDPNYGIIGPDGELLNGVPDSHQGGADGAVDKFGTLCFLEADCTTFDGPGAPAGTGTPIVTAGGPGSTNFVPNNVEPVNSANSALYKKARYYDVTLSRPGITTLNQAATIDMMTVDNPLAVLAIGATGTLNTWAEFTQGSGWTRIDGALNTNEMLVVSGLLSGKGTINADFLTVVGGVVAPAGAAIGTLNVNADTILASASGLLIDVTRGSADQLAVGGALVLSDGNLVMNKIGAAPKHGDSAVIATASGGVGGTFGAIYGFQGVLRPELTYGPNSVTATFRSGSLANHITGGNPIAMAFATALDQLRLTSYDTLYGLYGSVDWMDGTNLANTLSGFAPRVAGEARALQDEQSRVMLTTIGDRLSMLGTDRARGKMSVVGNPEMLMALSAGTVDQAAQQGLGIIPTTRTMGALPPGMSGFIAGGIRTNAATLDGSRAAFRAGQRSWHIGMGLEMAVGDAATLGTAFGYASGYSAQGSVYDRAEAKSSQVAVYGSYRLGDGFYVAGLAAAENSRASLDRHASTGDAVFDLTGATKASRYSAMAETGVNLGLGNGLMVTPRVAVGYSSYALSGYRETGGAAALQLDDLKVQQLDARIGAKLSGSTRLGGWTFAPQLQADLVQNLSGGHDGMTVRFADAPDHAFALPIAGGDSNWAELKGGLKLTRGKLEFGAGLETSLGRTDYRDDRAMADFTIRF, encoded by the coding sequence ATGAAATCAGCGGGATTGGTGATTCTGCGGCGGTCGCTGCTGGCGGCGGCCTCGACGGCTTCGATGATGGCGGGCGGCGCGGCCTTTGCGCAGAACGGGCCCAGCGCCTCCATACCGACGGCGACGCTCGACATCGTCGCCAATCACGAAGTGCCGCTCGGTCCGCCGAGCGCGCTGCCCGGGATCAACGCGCCGGGCAATGGCTCGGTCTATTCCAATTCCCCGCAGGTGCTCGATCCGGCCGGCTCGATCAACGGCGTCGGCCAGCAGATCGCGTTCATCCAGACCGGGCCGACCACGGCGGGCCTGAGCCTGTGCAGCGGCTCGTTGATCAATGCCCGCACTGTCATCACGGCGGCGCACTGCCTCTACAACAATCCGACCCACCGTTACGGTAGCAACACCGGCTCGGGCGGCGGCGTCAGCGGCAATTTCGGCACGGGCGGCGCCCCGCTCAACTCGCAGGGCATTCCGCTGAGCTTCGGCTTCGAGTCGCTGAACCGCAACTGCTTCAACGCCAGCGGGCTGCCCTTCACCTGCCCGGCCGGGCAGAAGGGACCGTACGAGACGTGGCGCGACTCTAATTTCCAGACGGTCACGTCGCGCCACATCTATAACGCCAACCAGGTCTGGTACGGCACCGGCGCGCAGCCGGTCGCGCTCGGCGGCGGCGGCGAGTTCGCCAACCAGGATATCGCGCTGGTGACGCTCGACACCCACGTCAAGGACATCCCGACCTGGACCCTGCTGTTCTCGCCGCTCGACGGCCCGACCCACGCCATCGTCACCGGCTATGGCGGCGCCGGCGTCGGCCTGTCCGGCCTCGGCAACCTCGCCGGCATCGACTATCGCCGGCGCTCCGCCGAGAACATGATCGACGCGCTGATGACCAACAATGACTGGGTCGACAGCCCGGCGATCGATCCCGGCAACACCGCTTATGCGGCGCACCAGCATGCGATCTACTGGCTGGATTTCGACGATCCCGACCACGATCCGGACAATCTGCCGGCCAATTTCTTCACCAACACCGCCCCCCCGGGCGGCCGCAACAACGGCTATTATGATTTCAACGGTCTCGGCGGCATCACCCTCGCCAATGAGGGCGCGACCGCGGGCGGCGATTCCGGCGGCCCGCTGATCGTCGACCAGAGGTTCGACAAGCCGGTGGTGGTCGGGGTCCTGACGGGCAGCTGGTCGTTCAACGGCGGCATCTCCACCTACGGCCAGTTCAACGTCTATCCGCCCCTGTTCCAGTTCTGGGAGGATATCGTCCAGAACAATCCCTACGTTTATGCGTCGGCCAAGGCGGGCATCGGCGACTGGTTCGATCCCAATCACTGGGTCCAGGACATGGATCCCAATTACGGGATCATCGGGCCGGACGGCGAACTGCTGAACGGCGTGCCGGATTCGCATCAGGGCGGCGCCGACGGCGCGGTCGACAAGTTCGGCACGCTCTGCTTCCTGGAGGCGGACTGCACCACGTTCGACGGCCCCGGCGCCCCCGCGGGCACCGGCACGCCGATCGTCACCGCCGGCGGCCCGGGCTCGACCAATTTCGTGCCCAACAATGTCGAGCCGGTGAACAGCGCCAATTCCGCCCTCTACAAGAAAGCCCGTTATTATGACGTGACGCTGAGCCGCCCCGGCATCACGACGCTCAACCAGGCCGCGACGATCGACATGATGACGGTCGACAACCCGCTCGCGGTGCTGGCGATCGGCGCGACCGGCACGCTCAATACGTGGGCCGAATTCACCCAGGGCTCCGGCTGGACCCGCATCGACGGCGCGCTCAACACGAACGAGATGCTGGTCGTCAGCGGCCTGCTTTCGGGCAAGGGCACGATCAACGCCGATTTCCTGACGGTGGTCGGCGGCGTTGTCGCGCCGGCGGGCGCGGCGATCGGCACCTTGAACGTCAATGCCGACACGATCCTGGCCTCGGCCTCGGGCCTGCTGATTGATGTCACGCGCGGCTCGGCCGACCAGCTCGCCGTGGGCGGCGCGCTCGTCCTGTCCGACGGCAATCTGGTGATGAACAAGATCGGCGCGGCCCCCAAACATGGCGACAGCGCCGTCATCGCTACCGCCTCCGGCGGCGTCGGCGGCACGTTCGGCGCCATATACGGCTTCCAGGGCGTGCTGCGCCCCGAGCTGACCTATGGGCCGAACAGCGTCACCGCCACCTTCCGTTCGGGCAGCCTGGCGAACCACATCACCGGCGGCAATCCGATCGCCATGGCCTTCGCCACGGCGCTCGATCAGCTGCGCCTCACATCCTACGACACGCTCTACGGCCTGTACGGCTCGGTCGACTGGATGGACGGCACCAATCTCGCCAACACGCTGAGCGGGTTCGCGCCGCGCGTGGCGGGCGAGGCAAGGGCGCTCCAGGACGAGCAGAGCCGGGTGATGCTGACCACGATCGGCGACCGCCTGTCGATGCTCGGCACCGACAGGGCGCGCGGCAAGATGAGCGTCGTCGGCAACCCGGAGATGCTGATGGCGCTCAGCGCGGGCACGGTCGATCAGGCAGCGCAGCAGGGCCTCGGCATCATCCCGACCACGCGCACGATGGGCGCGCTGCCGCCGGGCATGTCGGGCTTCATCGCCGGCGGCATCCGCACCAACGCCGCGACTCTGGACGGCAGCCGCGCCGCATTCCGCGCCGGCCAGCGCAGCTGGCATATCGGCATGGGTCTCGAAATGGCGGTCGGCGACGCCGCCACTTTGGGCACCGCCTTCGGCTATGCCAGCGGTTACTCCGCACAAGGCAGCGTCTATGACCGGGCAGAGGCCAAATCGAGCCAGGTCGCGGTCTACGGCTCCTACCGGCTCGGCGACGGCTTCTATGTCGCCGGCCTTGCCGCTGCGGAGAACAGCCGCGCCAGCCTCGACCGCCATGCCAGCACGGGCGACGCCGTGTTCGACCTGACCGGTGCGACCAAGGCGTCGCGTTACAGCGCGATGGCGGAGACCGGGGTCAATCTCGGCCTCGGCAACGGGCTGATGGTGACGCCGCGCGTGGCGGTCGGCTATTCGTCCTACGCGCTCAGCGGCTATCGCGAGACCGGCGGGGCCGCGGCGCTCCAGCTCGACGATTTGAAGGTGCAGCAGCTCGACGCCCGGATCGGCGCCAAGCTGTCCGGCTCGACCAGGCTCGGCGGCTGGACCTTCGCTCCGCAGCTGCAGGCCGATCTGGTCCAGAACCTGTCCGGCGGCCATGACGGCATGACCGTGCGCTTCGCCGATGCGCCGGATCATGCCTTCGCTCTGCCGATCGCCGGCGGCG